From the Leptolyngbya sp. O-77 genome, one window contains:
- a CDS encoding calcium-binding protein, giving the protein MAVGNNLNNTLIATLFNESLFGLGGNDLLIGNATNNYIDGGTGNDTMRGGAGNDTYIVNSPSDIVVELPNQGIDEVRSFITYTLPANVENLTLLGTANINGTGNGLNNVITGNTGNNFLFGLAGNDSLSGGDGNDYLDGGIGNDNMNGGIGNDTYIVDSLGDVAAEVAGGIDLVIASVSHTLSTNLENLTLTGAANINGTGNAKDNIITGNSGNNFLFGLAGNDTINGGAGNDYLDGGVGIDTMRGGTGNDTYIVDSASDAVVELVGQGIDEIRSFVSYTLPANVENLTLLGSANINGTGNGLNNVINGNIGNNFLFGLAGNDNLNGGDGNDYLHGGAGNDNMNGGLGDDTYIVDSLGDVAAEVAGGIDLVIASVSHTLSVNLENLTLTGAANLNGTGNFRDNVIVGNSGNNVLSGLGGNDTIVGGAGSDTLLGGDGNDRLRGGTTALNAGERDIMTGGVGADTFELGSSAGSYYLNSAGNSYASITDFSAFQLDKFQVKGALSQYRLDKTRSLEGGASLDTLVYRGSDLIAVVRDTTNVFLGRDFVAV; this is encoded by the coding sequence ATGGCTGTTGGTAATAATCTCAACAACACACTAATCGCAACACTGTTCAACGAATCACTGTTTGGATTAGGTGGAAACGACCTTTTAATCGGCAACGCCACAAACAACTACATCGACGGTGGCACAGGCAACGACACGATGCGCGGCGGCGCTGGAAATGATACTTACATTGTCAATTCTCCTAGTGACATTGTTGTTGAACTGCCAAATCAAGGAATTGATGAAGTCCGCTCTTTTATTACCTACACGCTGCCCGCAAACGTAGAAAACCTGACGCTACTGGGAACAGCCAATATCAACGGCACGGGTAACGGACTAAACAACGTCATCACTGGCAACACTGGCAACAACTTCCTGTTTGGACTGGCAGGAAATGACAGCCTCAGCGGCGGCGACGGCAACGACTATCTGGACGGCGGCATCGGCAACGACAACATGAACGGCGGCATCGGCAACGACACCTACATTGTCGATTCGCTAGGCGACGTTGCAGCCGAAGTCGCAGGCGGCATCGACCTGGTAATTGCCTCCGTCAGCCACACACTATCGACCAACCTGGAAAACCTCACCCTGACTGGCGCAGCCAACATCAACGGCACAGGTAACGCCAAAGACAACATCATCACTGGCAACAGCGGCAACAACTTCCTGTTTGGCTTGGCAGGCAATGACACCATCAACGGCGGCGCAGGCAACGACTATCTCGATGGCGGAGTCGGAATTGACACCATGCGCGGCGGCACTGGCAACGATACTTACATCGTCGATTCTGCTTCAGATGCGGTGGTCGAACTGGTCGGACAGGGCATTGACGAGATTCGATCCTTTGTCAGCTACACGCTGCCCGCAAACGTCGAAAACCTGACCCTGCTCGGCAGTGCCAACATCAACGGCACAGGCAACGGGCTAAACAACGTCATCAACGGCAACATTGGCAACAACTTCTTGTTTGGTCTGGCAGGAAACGACAACCTCAACGGCGGCGATGGCAACGATTACCTGCACGGTGGCGCGGGCAACGACAACATGAACGGCGGACTGGGTGACGACACCTACATCGTCGATTCACTGGGCGACGTTGCAGCGGAAGTAGCAGGCGGCATTGACCTGGTTATTGCCTCCGTTAGCCACACCCTGTCTGTCAACCTTGAGAACCTGACCCTGACTGGAGCCGCCAACCTGAATGGCACGGGCAACTTCCGAGACAACGTGATCGTTGGCAACAGCGGCAACAACGTGCTGAGCGGTCTGGGCGGCAACGATACGATAGTGGGTGGCGCTGGCTCAGATACGCTGCTGGGTGGCGACGGCAACGACAGACTGCGCGGCGGCACCACGGCACTCAACGCAGGTGAGCGGGACATCATGACGGGTGGAGTCGGAGCAGACACCTTTGAACTGGGAAGCAGCGCAGGTTCTTATTACCTGAACTCGGCCGGCAACTCGTACGCTAGCATCACGGACTTCAGCGCCTTCCAGCTAGATAAGTTCCAAGTTAAGGGCGCTCTCAGCCAATATCGACTGGATAAGACCCGCAGCCTGGAAGGTGGCGCGTCCCTCGATACGTTGGTCTATCGAGGCTCTGACCTAATTGCGGTGGTGCGCGATACAACCAATGTGTTCCTCGGACGCGACTTTGTAGCAGTGTAG
- a CDS encoding GntR family transcriptional regulator — protein MQTGLHRNTISKVYRMLEDDGIVDAKAGAGIFVKSQGDEGSTKGNQSPVLAKHPQAYKLVQKSLDELLNQGCSLSQARELFLAEIDWRLRCSARVLVTAPSYDIGAGELMVRELQQALQIPVQLVPMEELSSVLDQARGGTVVTSRYFIGEAEAIASPKSVRVIPVDIYDYGKELKLMKGLPKDTCIGFVSLSSGILRAAEVIIHSLRGEELLIMTAKADDAYKLSAMVRSAQVIICDQASLPSVKAAIQLSRDHIIRPPKIECCENYIGEKSISLLKRELGLE, from the coding sequence ATGCAAACCGGGCTACACCGCAACACCATCAGCAAAGTTTATCGGATGCTGGAGGACGACGGCATTGTAGATGCCAAGGCGGGCGCGGGCATTTTTGTGAAATCGCAGGGCGACGAAGGCAGCACCAAAGGCAACCAGTCGCCTGTGCTGGCAAAGCATCCCCAGGCCTACAAGCTCGTGCAAAAAAGCCTAGACGAATTGCTCAATCAGGGCTGTTCCCTCAGTCAGGCGCGGGAGCTATTTTTGGCAGAAATCGACTGGCGGCTGCGGTGCAGTGCGCGGGTGCTAGTCACGGCTCCCAGCTACGACATCGGCGCAGGCGAGCTGATGGTGCGCGAGCTTCAGCAGGCGCTGCAAATTCCCGTCCAGCTGGTGCCGATGGAGGAACTGAGCAGCGTGCTGGATCAGGCGCGAGGCGGCACAGTCGTCACCAGTCGCTATTTCATCGGCGAGGCAGAGGCGATCGCCTCTCCCAAATCTGTCCGCGTTATCCCCGTCGATATCTACGACTACGGCAAAGAGCTAAAGCTGATGAAGGGGCTGCCCAAAGACACCTGCATCGGCTTTGTCAGCCTCAGCTCCGGCATTTTACGGGCAGCCGAAGTCATCATTCACAGCTTGCGCGGCGAGGAGTTGCTGATCATGACCGCCAAAGCAGACGATGCCTACAAGCTGAGCGCAATGGTCCGCAGTGCCCAGGTGATCATTTGCGACCAGGCCAGCCTGCCCAGCGTCAAAGCCGCCATCCAGCTTTCCCGCGACCACATCATTCGCCCGCCCAAGATCGAATGCTGTGAGAACTACATCGGTGAAAAATCCATCAGCTTGCTCAAGCGAGAACTAGGGCTGGAATAG
- a CDS encoding RNA methyltransferase, which produces MEKIVNSGLEQIRIVLVEPAGPLNVGAIARVMKNFGLRQLVLVNPQCDPLSAEARLLAVHAADLLESAHPVATLSEALTGCQRAVATTGRDRTTLPIHLESPRDCLPWLRSPLSDGTLPAAALIFGREDSGLTNAELNLAQRFVQIPTSEAYASMNLAQAVAVCCYELSIGRQSAVRSPQAGGGDGIDKGIDKAINPAINKVAAGESNPHSATAPTASLDTLEAYFNQLEALLLDIGYLYPHTAASRMEKFRRLFLRAQLSEPEVAMLRGVLSQMKWAIGQGSGEVRE; this is translated from the coding sequence GTGGAAAAGATCGTGAACTCTGGGCTGGAGCAGATCCGCATTGTGCTGGTGGAACCTGCTGGGCCGCTGAATGTAGGGGCGATCGCCCGCGTCATGAAAAACTTTGGGCTGCGGCAGTTGGTCTTGGTGAATCCGCAGTGCGACCCGCTCAGCGCCGAAGCGCGGCTGCTGGCCGTCCACGCCGCCGACCTGCTAGAGTCTGCCCACCCGGTCGCAACGCTATCGGAAGCGCTGACGGGCTGCCAGCGAGCGGTTGCCACCACCGGGCGCGATCGCACGACGTTGCCCATCCATCTAGAGTCGCCGCGAGACTGCCTCCCCTGGCTGCGATCGCCCCTCTCTGACGGCACGCTGCCCGCCGCCGCCCTCATCTTCGGCCGCGAAGACTCTGGCCTCACCAACGCCGAACTCAACCTGGCCCAGCGCTTCGTGCAAATTCCCACCAGCGAGGCCTATGCCTCTATGAACCTGGCCCAGGCCGTCGCCGTCTGCTGCTACGAACTGTCTATAGGTCGCCAGTCCGCAGTCCGCAGCCCGCAGGCAGGAGGTGGCGACGGAATCGACAAAGGAATTGATAAAGCAATCAATCCAGCAATCAACAAAGTCGCAGCAGGCGAGAGCAACCCCCACTCTGCAACTGCGCCGACTGCCTCCCTCGACACCCTGGAAGCCTACTTCAACCAGCTCGAAGCATTGCTGCTCGACATTGGCTACCTCTACCCGCACACCGCCGCCAGTCGCATGGAAAAATTTCGCCGCCTGTTTCTGCGGGCCCAGCTTTCAGAGCCAGAGGTGGCAATGCTGCGGGGCGTGCTAAGCCAGATGAAGTGGGCGATTGGGCAGGGGAGCGGTGAAGTCAGGGAATAA
- a CDS encoding choice-of-anchor Q domain-containing protein, which yields MKNSEFVNNQGINGGAINSLNGKLTIENSKFLNNSTTAAFYDTGKPNPFLRGFGGAIYTDRASSTSEASGFIRITGSVFEGNKGKGEGGAAYLYTGKQDSVTITGSLFKDNSVTALPQGNGGNGGAIVVMSNDLNRGLTISTTAIVGNSATGQGGGIWTMKAPATITNSTFSGNAVTGRSSSNVGGGMALYNNATIVNTTIALNTAGWVGGGVSVAGGNTATLRNTVFFNNTAANGGNSWNIQQQSSGTFTNGGGNLQFSTFAGGSSSSNLVFSGIRIADPKLGDLQQASGGFLLFHPLLDGSAAINTGTSSGAPTTDQLGRTRDSKIDIGAVEFGATGTPLDPPTEITGTAANDILLGTAGTDVLRGEGGGDILLGRTGGDTLVGGTGADWFVYSAGAAGQGRSSSRESLRPIAFWISMCWRAIASCSTLTTA from the coding sequence GTGAAAAACAGCGAGTTTGTTAACAACCAGGGCATCAACGGCGGCGCGATCAACAGCCTCAACGGCAAGCTCACAATTGAGAATTCCAAGTTCCTCAACAACAGCACCACGGCTGCTTTTTACGACACAGGCAAGCCCAACCCGTTTTTGCGGGGGTTTGGCGGCGCAATCTACACCGACCGCGCCAGTTCCACCAGCGAAGCGTCCGGCTTTATCCGCATCACAGGCAGCGTGTTTGAGGGCAACAAAGGCAAGGGCGAAGGCGGCGCAGCCTACCTCTACACGGGCAAGCAAGATAGCGTCACCATTACGGGCAGCCTGTTCAAAGACAACTCGGTGACGGCACTGCCCCAGGGTAACGGCGGCAACGGCGGGGCGATCGTGGTCATGAGCAACGATCTAAACCGGGGCTTGACGATCAGCACCACGGCGATCGTCGGCAACAGCGCCACGGGCCAGGGCGGCGGCATCTGGACGATGAAAGCGCCCGCCACCATTACCAACAGCACCTTTTCTGGAAACGCCGTCACGGGGCGCAGCTCCAGCAACGTGGGGGGCGGCATGGCGCTGTATAACAACGCCACGATCGTCAACACTACGATCGCCCTCAATACCGCAGGCTGGGTCGGTGGCGGCGTTTCGGTGGCAGGCGGCAACACCGCTACGCTACGAAACACCGTCTTTTTTAACAACACCGCAGCCAACGGCGGCAACAGTTGGAATATCCAGCAGCAGAGCAGCGGCACGTTTACTAACGGCGGCGGCAACCTGCAATTTTCCACCTTTGCGGGCGGCTCAAGCAGCAGCAACCTCGTGTTTTCTGGCATCCGCATCGCCGACCCCAAGCTGGGCGATTTGCAGCAAGCGAGCGGCGGGTTTCTGCTGTTTCACCCGCTGTTAGACGGCAGCGCCGCGATCAACACAGGCACCAGTTCCGGCGCACCGACCACCGACCAGCTTGGCCGCACCCGCGACAGCAAGATCGACATTGGCGCGGTGGAGTTTGGCGCTACGGGCACGCCGCTCGATCCGCCTACTGAAATCACGGGCACGGCGGCAAATGACATCCTGCTGGGCACTGCGGGGACAGACGTTCTGCGGGGCGAAGGCGGCGGCGACATCCTGCTGGGCAGAACGGGCGGCGATACGCTGGTCGGCGGCACAGGAGCCGATTGGTTTGTCTATAGCGCGGGGGCGGCAGGGCAAGGGCGTTCAAGCAGTCGAGAATCACTGCGCCCGATCGCATTCTGGATTTCAATGTGCTGGAGGGCGATCGCCTCGTGTTCGACTTTGACAACAGCTTGA
- a CDS encoding choice-of-anchor Q domain-containing protein, with protein sequence MSTIITVTTTADSGAGSLRAAIAQATNGATIRFAASLQGKTITLTSGQLTINRSITIDGSAAPGITLSGNRTSRILQVGDNAKVTVRDLAFKHGRATGNTEQSGGGGAILTSNSSELTVIRCRFQENAAGFGGAIYTGFRGRTLVQGSTFIANDGTLARNERGGGAIGTKSGGVLTVRHSRFLRNRGINGGAINSLLGELTVENSIFRGNDSTPGASQRGVSGYGGAIYTDGANASGPNGSYGPIGGQITLRNSRFENNRGAAQGGGLFLFAYPPDKVLIENCAIVGKYCDSWVLMARRWAAAGCATATPSLTLRNSTLANNTAQGQGGGLWVGESSPTTIVNTTFSGNRADDGNGGGLGGAIMFGNRTTSATTLTHVTVAYNHAGFQGGAFWMGDQSITLKNSIVAFNTASNPWKTRVQTRRPLIDGGGNIEFPGLQSKDDPRVVGNSRIIDPKLGSLQANGGLGQTHALLAGSPAINTGTGAGAPRTDQRGLSRDAQPDVGAVEFGRGLRWEGSAGDDWLVGSTGSDTLLGNDGNDLLWGGAGKDVLTGGAGADTFVYVGATLKSALAGTRLARPDRITDFSPAEGDRLLIEVNGESVLPKNLFHAGNRAGAAR encoded by the coding sequence ATGTCTACAATCATCACGGTGACCACGACCGCTGACAGCGGTGCGGGATCTTTGCGGGCGGCGATCGCCCAGGCCACCAACGGAGCCACCATCCGCTTTGCCGCCAGCCTCCAGGGAAAGACCATCACCCTGACCAGCGGTCAGCTCACCATCAACCGCTCGATCACGATAGACGGCTCAGCAGCCCCCGGCATCACCCTCAGCGGCAACCGCACCAGCCGCATCTTGCAGGTTGGGGACAACGCCAAAGTGACCGTGCGGGATCTAGCTTTCAAGCACGGGCGTGCGACAGGCAATACCGAACAATCGGGCGGCGGCGGCGCAATCTTGACGAGCAATAGCAGTGAACTGACGGTAATTCGGTGTCGCTTTCAGGAAAACGCAGCTGGCTTTGGCGGGGCAATCTACACCGGATTTCGCGGGCGGACGCTCGTACAGGGCAGCACGTTCATCGCCAATGACGGCACGCTCGCCAGAAATGAACGAGGCGGGGGGGCGATCGGCACCAAAAGCGGCGGCGTGCTGACCGTCCGCCACAGCCGGTTTCTCCGCAATCGCGGCATTAACGGCGGCGCAATCAATAGCCTCCTCGGTGAGCTAACCGTTGAAAATTCGATCTTTCGTGGCAATGACTCCACACCAGGCGCATCTCAACGGGGTGTCAGCGGCTACGGTGGTGCGATCTACACCGACGGGGCCAATGCCTCTGGCCCGAATGGCAGCTATGGCCCCATTGGCGGTCAAATCACACTCCGTAACAGCCGCTTTGAAAACAATCGCGGCGCGGCCCAAGGCGGCGGACTGTTTCTCTTTGCCTACCCGCCCGACAAGGTGCTGATTGAAAACTGCGCGATTGTCGGCAAATACTGTGATTCCTGGGTGCTGATGGCGAGGCGCTGGGCGGCGGCGGGCTGCGCCACGGCAACGCCGAGTTTGACCCTACGGAACAGCACACTGGCCAACAACACCGCCCAAGGCCAGGGGGGCGGGCTATGGGTGGGCGAGTCATCGCCAACGACCATCGTGAACACAACTTTTTCGGGCAATCGCGCCGACGATGGCAACGGCGGCGGGCTGGGCGGCGCAATCATGTTTGGCAACCGCACCACGTCTGCCACAACGCTGACCCATGTCACCGTTGCCTACAATCACGCTGGGTTCCAGGGTGGCGCGTTTTGGATGGGCGACCAGTCCATTACGCTCAAAAACTCCATCGTTGCGTTCAATACTGCCAGCAATCCCTGGAAGACTCGCGTTCAAACGCGCAGACCGCTGATTGACGGTGGCGGCAATATCGAATTTCCAGGGCTGCAAAGTAAAGACGATCCGCGTGTTGTGGGCAACTCTCGCATCATCGACCCAAAGCTCGGTTCCCTCCAGGCAAACGGCGGATTGGGGCAGACCCACGCACTGCTAGCCGGTAGCCCCGCCATCAACACAGGAACGGGCGCAGGCGCACCTCGGACAGACCAGCGGGGGCTGAGCCGGGATGCCCAGCCTGATGTCGGTGCGGTCGAGTTTGGTCGGGGGCTGCGGTGGGAAGGCAGCGCTGGAGACGACTGGCTGGTAGGTAGCACGGGCAGCGACACGCTGCTGGGCAATGACGGCAACGATCTGTTGTGGGGTGGTGCGGGCAAAGATGTGCTGACGGGTGGTGCGGGCGCTGACACATTTGTCTACGTTGGAGCAACCCTCAAATCGGCGCTGGCGGGCACGCGGCTAGCCAGACCAGATCGCATTACCGATTTCAGTCCTGCTGAGGGCGATCGCCTCCTGATCGAAGTCAACGGCGAATCGGTGTTGCCCAAGAACCTGTTCCATGCGGGGAACCGTGCAGGGGCAGCACGCTGA
- a CDS encoding bluetail domain-containing putative surface protein, with translation MLEGDRLVFDFDNSLTTLNRPKALFNAGRIKAKTLEDAVKLAYADKNHKRGGRQALKANEAVMFRWKRELYLAANNGSASFSAKDDLVVNLTGASLAEGHAALGVLPGATYFA, from the coding sequence GTGCTGGAGGGCGATCGCCTCGTGTTCGACTTTGACAACAGCTTGACCACGCTAAACCGTCCTAAGGCGTTGTTTAATGCAGGCCGCATCAAGGCGAAAACCCTGGAAGATGCCGTTAAGCTTGCCTACGCCGACAAAAACCACAAGCGAGGCGGCCGTCAGGCGCTCAAAGCCAACGAAGCGGTGATGTTTCGGTGGAAGCGAGAGCTATACCTGGCCGCCAATAATGGCTCCGCCAGCTTCAGCGCCAAGGATGACCTTGTAGTCAATCTCACTGGTGCATCTCTTGCAGAAGGACATGCAGCGCTGGGCGTATTGCCTGGCGCCACCTACTTTGCCTAA
- a CDS encoding hemolysin family protein, translating to MLPLLTVTLFVICGSALCSCTEAALLSMPILKVRQLAQSSNRASARALLAIREKMNRPIATLVIFNNLFNILGSIVIGSLAASVLSSTMIGIFSGVLTFLIIIFGEILPKTIGERNAESISLLVAIPLTWLTRAFTPVVLLLEQVTAPFVGNSHRPTTNEAEIQLLTIIGRDEGVIEDDEAEMIRRVFALNDATAGKLMTPRVAITYLEGQQTLEASKPDIVDSQHNRLLVIGETIDEVLGIALRHELLTALIEGQGDRPISSFVRKAWFVPMSLRADRLLRSFQTSREHLAVVVDEYGGVAGVITLEDVLEVITGEIVDETDYIIDMQDVARRRRARILNENPSLLD from the coding sequence ATGTTGCCGCTGTTGACTGTCACGCTGTTTGTCATTTGTGGGTCTGCGCTTTGTTCTTGCACCGAGGCAGCCCTGCTGTCGATGCCGATCCTCAAAGTGCGACAACTGGCGCAGTCTTCTAACCGGGCTTCTGCCAGGGCGCTGCTGGCGATTCGAGAGAAGATGAATCGACCGATTGCCACGCTGGTAATCTTCAACAACCTGTTCAACATTTTGGGTAGCATTGTCATCGGCTCGCTGGCCGCGTCTGTGCTAAGTAGCACGATGATTGGAATTTTTTCTGGCGTTTTAACGTTTTTAATCATTATTTTTGGGGAAATTTTGCCAAAAACCATTGGCGAACGCAACGCCGAGAGCATTTCCCTACTGGTAGCCATTCCGCTTACTTGGCTGACGCGAGCGTTTACCCCCGTAGTGTTGCTGCTGGAGCAGGTGACGGCTCCGTTTGTCGGCAACAGCCATCGCCCTACGACCAATGAAGCGGAAATTCAGCTTTTGACCATCATTGGCCGTGATGAAGGCGTAATCGAAGACGACGAGGCAGAAATGATTCGCCGTGTGTTTGCGCTCAATGATGCTACGGCGGGCAAGCTGATGACCCCCCGCGTGGCGATCACGTATCTAGAAGGGCAGCAGACGCTAGAGGCTTCTAAGCCCGATATTGTTGATTCGCAGCATAATCGCCTGCTGGTGATTGGTGAGACGATCGATGAGGTGCTGGGGATTGCGCTGCGACATGAACTGCTGACGGCGCTGATTGAGGGGCAGGGCGATCGCCCTATTTCCTCCTTTGTTCGCAAAGCCTGGTTTGTGCCCATGAGCCTGCGGGCCGATCGCCTGCTGCGATCGTTTCAAACCAGCCGCGAACATCTGGCCGTGGTGGTCGATGAATATGGGGGTGTGGCGGGCGTGATTACGCTGGAAGATGTGCTGGAAGTCATTACGGGTGAAATCGTGGATGAAACCGACTACATCATCGACATGCAAGATGTGGCCCGTCGCCGCCGCGCCCGCATTTTGAACGAAAATCCCAGCCTGCTAGATTAA
- a CDS encoding bluetail domain-containing putative surface protein, whose product MLFSWGSRTLLSINAEGAGFGAKQDGVIDLTAIALSQRQQRAGVLPVQTVFT is encoded by the coding sequence GTGCTGTTTTCTTGGGGCAGCCGCACGCTGCTCTCGATCAACGCAGAGGGCGCAGGCTTTGGGGCAAAACAGGATGGCGTAATCGATCTGACGGCGATCGCGCTGTCGCAGCGCCAGCAGCGGGCGGGTGTGCTGCCTGTGCAAACAGTTTTCACTTAG
- a CDS encoding C45 family autoproteolytic acyltransferase/hydolase yields the protein MGYNFRGFRGVREGAIAQFLPLRRMFHRPSVKLGVGLGVGLLLSLLLNLLMIHRVSAAQTVILQFRDQRLSVPYAELATFATQKTLSEPTQAFLTAADIDPEDLHRWLTRETAIANLDALPERSFIFLQVNKTLGDPLGSERLNDVETAFRRALRNDGQFSVLELLQYYPQPAVRMEVGRLEQAYTDTELVVDRLLPVLRVVEAVLPEIVCDCNADRATTQARAQVERAFANLNRAIAPSKSAEPDAKRVAALAAAPAAAPQSRAATVQLAQAAPPLPNYANRRLVIALGPLRPSISIGDLTTFAETGYLSPGWRSMLRIARIAPDELRQALSHKVAASATDLDEDLNSLLGEYVLFKIGDVIQTPSDRANIQALRSMLVLSAAGDNQFTLLELLQRYPTSQIVLNGGRLIRISKLVQRAISESETSEGAIAFESWLLNLQASAAEIVCDCDTAAPNPSVPEVAIAPEKVAAFLPANWQPVPAHREERGLIKIVWLAGTPYDMGYQHGSLLHDEIASIGERPLRIARLAGVGLGLGRLAKNRAFPELLEECRGMADAASDIGMDTDVCMMMSYADVFQEILGYTLPRELFWEGCNQFVATNAATKDGYLYHGSSVDNDKKPVDYVVYNPVLFVRQPDNGLPHVFVTYPGVIWPNSGLNIAGISLGLDTAHAADTRELRLEGRSNVQIMGQILKTATSFAEARSLMETQPRVRGNIIMITDGKSREAGVFEFTGQHLGVRPLQDNGVLYTTNHFVLPEMFERQPLPINISSDRRFRRLAQLLEPDGISSRYGEIDPTGVAEILRDRTHPDTMEASPFNLFDDDASPGGNGALRQAIFDPMRLKVWIAAGDPPVPQNPFRCFAVGQLLGFPDAAGCNAPSIP from the coding sequence ATGGGGTATAACTTTCGTGGTTTTCGAGGGGTGAGAGAAGGGGCGATCGCCCAGTTCTTGCCACTGCGGCGGATGTTTCATCGTCCTTCTGTGAAATTAGGCGTAGGACTGGGCGTGGGGCTGCTGCTGAGCCTACTGCTCAACCTGCTGATGATTCATCGCGTCAGCGCCGCCCAAACGGTGATTCTCCAGTTTCGAGATCAGCGGCTGTCGGTTCCCTATGCCGAACTCGCCACCTTCGCAACGCAGAAAACCCTGTCCGAGCCGACTCAAGCGTTTCTAACTGCGGCAGATATCGACCCAGAAGATCTGCACCGCTGGCTAACGCGAGAGACGGCGATCGCCAACCTGGATGCCTTGCCAGAACGCAGCTTCATCTTCCTCCAGGTCAACAAAACCCTGGGCGACCCCCTCGGCAGCGAACGGCTCAACGACGTTGAAACGGCCTTTCGTCGCGCTCTGCGAAACGACGGTCAGTTCTCGGTGCTGGAGCTGCTGCAATACTATCCCCAGCCCGCCGTGCGGATGGAAGTGGGACGGCTGGAACAAGCCTACACAGACACAGAGCTGGTGGTGGATCGGCTGCTGCCCGTGCTGCGGGTGGTGGAGGCGGTGCTGCCGGAGATAGTGTGTGACTGCAATGCAGACCGCGCAACGACCCAAGCCAGGGCCCAGGTAGAGAGGGCGTTTGCTAATTTGAACAGGGCGATCGCCCCGTCAAAATCGGCCGAGCCGGATGCAAAACGGGTTGCTGCTCTGGCTGCTGCTCCTGCCGCTGCGCCCCAGTCTAGGGCGGCTACCGTTCAACTGGCTCAAGCTGCGCCGCCGCTGCCCAACTATGCCAATCGGCGGCTGGTGATTGCGCTGGGGCCGCTGCGCCCGTCGATTAGCATTGGCGACCTCACCACCTTTGCCGAAACGGGCTATCTTTCGCCGGGCTGGCGGTCGATGCTGCGAATTGCCAGGATTGCCCCCGATGAACTGCGGCAGGCGCTCAGCCACAAAGTTGCTGCCAGCGCCACAGACCTGGATGAAGACCTGAATTCTCTGCTGGGTGAATACGTGCTGTTCAAGATTGGCGACGTGATTCAAACCCCGTCCGACCGCGCCAATATCCAGGCGTTGCGGTCTATGCTGGTGCTGTCGGCTGCTGGCGATAATCAGTTCACCCTGCTGGAGCTGTTGCAGCGCTACCCGACCTCGCAAATTGTGCTAAACGGGGGACGGCTGATTCGCATTAGCAAGCTCGTTCAGCGGGCGATTTCCGAATCAGAAACTTCGGAAGGGGCGATCGCCTTCGAGTCGTGGCTGCTGAATCTGCAAGCTTCGGCCGCAGAAATCGTCTGCGATTGCGACACGGCAGCGCCAAATCCATCCGTACCCGAAGTGGCGATCGCCCCCGAAAAAGTTGCCGCCTTTTTGCCCGCCAACTGGCAGCCCGTCCCTGCCCATCGGGAAGAGCGCGGCTTAATCAAAATCGTCTGGCTGGCAGGAACTCCCTACGACATGGGCTATCAGCACGGCTCTCTACTGCATGATGAAATCGCCAGCATTGGGGAGCGTCCGCTGCGGATTGCTCGGCTGGCGGGCGTAGGTCTGGGACTGGGGCGACTGGCCAAAAACCGAGCCTTTCCAGAACTACTGGAAGAATGTCGGGGCATGGCCGATGCGGCCAGCGATATCGGCATGGATACGGACGTTTGCATGATGATGTCCTATGCCGATGTGTTTCAAGAAATTCTCGGCTACACGCTGCCGCGAGAACTGTTTTGGGAAGGCTGTAACCAATTTGTGGCAACCAACGCCGCCACGAAAGACGGCTATCTCTATCACGGCAGCAGCGTTGACAACGATAAGAAACCCGTCGATTATGTCGTTTACAATCCGGTGCTGTTTGTGCGCCAGCCAGACAACGGCTTGCCCCATGTATTTGTCACCTATCCAGGGGTCATCTGGCCCAATTCTGGGCTAAACATAGCAGGGATTTCGTTGGGATTGGATACTGCCCACGCCGCCGACACTCGCGAACTGAGGCTGGAGGGTCGCAGCAATGTGCAAATCATGGGGCAAATCTTGAAAACGGCGACCAGCTTTGCTGAAGCCCGCAGCCTCATGGAAACCCAGCCTCGTGTGCGGGGCAATATTATCATGATTACCGATGGCAAGTCGCGGGAGGCGGGCGTGTTTGAGTTTACGGGGCAGCATCTGGGCGTGCGTCCCCTCCAGGACAATGGCGTGCTTTACACGACCAATCACTTTGTTTTGCCGGAGATGTTTGAGCGGCAGCCCTTGCCAATCAATATTTCCAGCGATCGCCGCTTTAGACGACTGGCGCAGCTTTTAGAGCCAGATGGCATTAGCTCTCGCTATGGCGAAATCGATCCGACTGGGGTGGCAGAAATTTTGCGCGATCGCACTCATCCCGACACGATGGAAGCCAGCCCCTTCAATCTGTTTGACGACGATGCCAGTCCTGGCGGCAACGGCGCATTGCGGCAGGCCATCTTCGACCCCATGCGGCTCAAGGTTTGGATCGCGGCAGGCGATCCGCCAGTGCCCCAAAATCCGTTTCGCTGTTTTGCGGTTGGGCAACTGCTAGGATTTCCCGACGCGGCGGGCTGCAACGCACCGAGCATCCCGTAG